The Oncorhynchus mykiss isolate Arlee chromosome 17, USDA_OmykA_1.1, whole genome shotgun sequence genomic interval ttcaggggcagaatgacagattctaCTTAATGATACCAGCTGGTTGTTTCTACCACTTGAGGCGGCGTAGGTGGCATGTCAAGCGTCAGCTGGGAGAAGTCTATGATAGGtatctcctctgcttccccctgTTGTCCAGTTTCTGCAGGTGTGTTCCATGAGGTCCCGTGAATGCCCTGTGTTGCTGTCCCCATTGCTTGATGGAGTGGGCAGATTCTTTTCATTCATCTTGTCACACCAGATATAcgacatccataactagtggtttcctcattagcatggAGGAGTTTATGCAATCAAATTGCCCTCGTGCCGCAATTTTCGAAAACACAAAGGGGCCTGTATTGTAGACCAAAAGTCTTCTACCACACTGCTTAGAGTTTCAACAACATGAATAACTTATTTCTAGTCTACAATCTtagatgttactactaatgtgaaaacaagacaaaatatgacttcttgctcattttaagacaataattttaacattcattacagacagcaattgttgtacaacatcatggctaTGCTGTTTGGCATCAACTTTTACACTGGATTAccgctgttgtgggcctttaatcatctgtctgactttgttgttcacacaggagagagacgtgactatcgtggatcctctggggagcctcaacaacctcatgatgctgaggagacagagaagagtctctccagatcagaacacctcaatAAACACCCgcagagacccacagggaagagaactcactgctgctctgactgtgggaagagattcacaCCATCAGGCATTAAAAAtaatcagagaacacacacaagagagaaacgttatagctgtggtcaatgtgggaggagttttacttcatctggcagtctgactctacaccagagaacacacacaggggagaaaccatatagctgtggtcaatgtgggaggagttttacttcatctggcagtctgactctacaccagagaacacacacaggggagaaaccatatagctgtgatcaatgtgggaagagttttgttcaaACTTCCCAtctgactcaacaccagagaacacacacaggagagaaaccttatagctgtggtcaatgtgggaggagttttagtCGACCTGGAGTTCTGACAGTGCACCTGAGAACACATGCAGGacagaaatcttatagctgtgatcaatgtgggaagagtttgacttcatctggcagtctgactctacaccagagaacacacacaggagagaaaccttatagctgtggtcaatgtgggaggagttttagtCGATCTGGAGTTCTGACAGTgcacaagagaatacacacaggagagaaaccgtatatctgtggtcaatgtgggaagagtttttgtCAATCTGGCCATCTGgctcaacaccagagaacacacaggaTTGAAATCTCATAGCTGTGACCAGAGATAATCTGATAAAAGATCTCTGGTCAAATATtagaaaatacatacatgaagTAGTAGTTTCATGATTTCAATgaattaatgtcacaatgtagaattgttttacattgtagtaggagtattgtAATGATTTCACAATGTAGAAGCCTAAACGTGTGCCCACTTATGAATTGATATCAACATGTtatggatattagcctcaggGGAAAAATCCAGGTTCTGAAATGGAAGAGTACTATTTATGTGATTTAACAAAAATTGACAAACAAAAAAATAGTtcggatcaaatcaaatgtatttataaagcccttcttatatcagctgatatctcaaagtgctgtacagaaacccagcctaaaaccccaaacagcaagcaatgcaggtgtagaagcacggtggctaggaaaaactccctagaaaggccaaaacctaggaagaaacctagagaagaaccaggctatgaggggtggccagcccttttctggctgtgccgggtggagattataacagaacatggccaagatgttcataaatgaccagcatggtcaaatcataataatcacagtagttgtcgagggtgcaacagatcaACACCtctggagtaaatgtcagttggcttttcatagccgatcattaagagtatctcttccgttcctgctgtctctagagagttgaaaacagcaggtttgggacaggtagcacatccggtgaacaggtcagggttccatagccgcaggcagaacagttgaaactggagcagcaacacggccaggtggactggggacagcaaggagtcatcgtgccaggtagtcctgaggcctggtcctagggctcaggtcttccgagagtgagaaagaaagaattagagagagcacacttaaattcacacaggacaccgaataggacaggagatgTACTCCAGATAtatcaaactgaccctagccccctgacacataaactactgtagcataaatactggaggctgagacaggaggggtcaggagacactgtggccccatccgatgatacccccggacagggccaaacaggaaggatataaccccaccgaCTTTGCCAAAGCAGAGCCCCCACAccgctagagggatatcttcaaccaccaacttaccatcctgagacaaggccgagtaaagcccacaaagatctccgccatggtacaacccaagggggagcgccaacccagacaggaagatcacgtcagtgactcaacccactcaagtgacgcacccctcctagggacggcatgaaagagcaccagtttgccattgactcagcccctgtaatagggttagaggcagagaatcccagtggagagaggggaaccggccaggcagagacagcaaggacggttcgttgctccagagcctttccgttcaccttcacactcctgggccagactacactcaatcatatgacctactgaagagatgagtcttcagtaaagacttaaaggttgagaccgagtctgcgtctctcacatggataggcagaccattccatccAAATGGAGATctacaggagaaagccctgcctccagctgtttgcttagaaattctagggacaattaggagttgtgttacacttaccacgttggtgacccacttgaatcaaaatgcaacacttcaaaatgtagcgtgctgttttctacaaattgtcctctaaccagggatgtactcattattcccagattccgtgaggtttttgagctgttagttttaacaggatgtgcaacctcatctctctcctctctcacaatTTTTTTTAGCATGATATCGATGAGTGATGACAAATAAGTGTTGCATTCCCTTGTTTAGCGACCCCTAAATTTAATGCATCACTCCCAAATGTAGCTGActcttctgcaggttgtcctctaaccagggaggtaaaatatatctcccatttccatgtgtttttttgttaTGTCAGTTTCAACAGCACGTACAACCTAATTTCCCCCCTAAtcgatatcagtgatttattgctaTTTGTCAAAACAACAGTGTTTCTGGTGCTTGTGCAGTTTATAAGGAGTTTGTTTTAAAAATACAAGTAATGTGATTATTGTGGCAGATGTTTGTGTAAATAGCACATGTTATGTTTAGGTTTTCAATTTATCCCCAAACTGTTcctgcatattggttattgatttggacacgttaaaactgtgttttgacattgggcTATCCCACCAAGCAAAATTATATTGAAAAGACGTTGAAAATATGACTATGCAAtcaaatatttcatatttacatTTCATGTAACATTTGGTAGTGATATTTATTCATGCAACCAACATGACAATTTTTTGGTACAATTATATTGACATTGTTGCCCTGTTTTTAGAATATCAGGGTTATTTCTCACATGTGCCAAACCAAATGTTCTAGAGCCAGATATTGGGGACTGGGCCCAGATCCAACAACATGCCTATCTagtgaaccctgaaaagagagagaagctccGCAGTGAGGTGGAAAGTTATTACGGATATCGCAGGAGTTTCCTCTTGAAATCAACATGTCCGTGGTAAGGAAAACTTGGTTGCTGATTATCTCTGGGGTGACCAGTCAAAAAGATTTGTGCTTTGCGTTGAGCCAGTGTGTTTATTTGGagttttatctcttattcttttccgtattgaaactgcactgttggttaggggctcataaggaagcatttcactgttgtattcggtgcatgtgactaatacaatttgatctgagttttgtttgggctcgttccaagaggacgagagttctagaagctagtgagttttaggaagacaAGAGTTCTAGAAGCaagtgagttttaggaagacgagagttctagaagctagtgagttttaggaagacgagagttctagaagctagtgagttgtAGGATTCTATAGAaagaaaaaggagaaaaaaataacataattgtttattattatttaggAATAGgtgttttttcttgtttttaattgttgacagccagtagacacCATGTTTATATTGGTGAAGGTGAAGCAGTGTAgttgacagccagtagacaccatgtttatattggtgaaggtgaagcagtgtagttgattataatgtgaaatggaagttgttttctgttggtggtgagcAAAAGTGTCCAACAAAAATATAGGATATGTTTGTTGTCTAAGGGGGAAGGTGCTACAGGCTTTGGtcttccatttatgttttgaggttggacttgaGCACGTCTATCTCGTTAGCACGTAGGacgcactgattggtgtcacctcgttagtcagtatgtgttatacctgtgctggcttgtccatctcgttagtgggatggtttttcacctgagctggtccaggttctatttaagagtgtctggcccagtgctccagttgtcttgatagatgtgacAAATCAACACCTTTAGTTGCGCTACtgttttggtttgcttcctgtttttaagtttgttgtgggtttttattttgtttgcctcttcttgggcagatttagtgggtctcatggtgggtgtcttttaggtcccagttgttgttactagtcaactttcagtggacactgaGAGCAAAACTTCAACATTATGTTATTCTACTTTTATTgtatcaaatggttgttttatgcaacagaatagagggttcttagaactattgtgtctgtgttctactgaggatgggcttctgggagaaaacactgacaggagatttacaatGTCTTTTGGGTGATTAAAACCTAAAGAGACAGTATTCCAGAttatgagttaatgtttctgttctatatggtaccagggagagatgaccccagggccagacagcagatactgtctgctgagAATTATAAGTACCTTTCATACAAAActtaaccttgtgacccgttGTATACATCTGTTGTTGGTCATGTAGGTTGAAATGGGTGTATCTTAGCTATAAaagacctttgtacttttgtctcgTGGCTCTCAACTAATCATCTGGGGGTGATTTGTTGACCAGCCAATATTATCGTAGAGCACTCAATTGATtcactttatatgtgtgtgttgtattgacctgctcccttattaataagtgaataaagattttgtttaataagaataaatctgacttgtgtgataagtttgtttCTCATTTGATATTAAATTAACAACCACATTTTGCAATGTGAATCTTGACTTGGTGACCGCTCCTGACGACCTGGGTAAATCGTCCTCGAGGGATCCCTCAAACTTGGAATCTCATGCACCTTAGACCTGAGAGGCAGCGAGCAGATTCTATACACctagttttttttaaagtgagTTTTTAGAAAATCCTCGTAGGCTCTGAGTGTGTATTTCTATGTGAGGGGGTACCTTGGAGGCGTAAACAGGGCCGAGTCAGGATCTGAGTGTGTACTCCTGTGTGGGGGTGTAAACAGGGCCCAGTCAGGAGGCTCGGAGTGTGTATTCCTGTGTGGAGGTGTAAACAGGGCCCAGTCAGGAGGCTCTGAGTATAAATGTATGAGTTGCATTATCCTAGGAACTAACCATAAGCTAGAAATGTGAAAATATTCCTGCAGGTAAAAATATTGTTGAAAAACGAATTGATTAGGTATGTTTGGGAATAGCATTGTGTGACTGATATGAGAGTTGTGTGAATGTGGAAATGAGTCTTAATCTGACGTTTGGATAGTAACATATAGAAATATGCTTACTCAGATTATTGAAAATTAGATAATAAACGGGATGATATTTTAGAAAGCAGCGGAAGGTTTATAGTTCCTGGGAGGCTTGATTTTGCCGTGGTCTCTGGGAGGTTAGAGAACAGTTAAGGATCCCGTGGTCTTTGTCTGGGAAACAAAAGTTAATTTTTTTATTCTGCTGAGAGTATGTTTGGAGAGTTGCTTCTTAGCTATGGAGAGTCCTTGAAAAAGCAAATTGAATGGTTTTCGTGAGTAGCTAAGAATTTATttttatatggattctgtgaataTATGAACATATGATGAATTGTATGTGTGTTTAATGATTACTAGAGATTTGATCAAGTAAAACTGGGAATATAATTAGATATAATTTAAGCAACCCGTATGTAGACAAACGTAGGTTTTAAGTTGGTATCTTtaatggataatttgataaagaCGAGGTTTAAGTATTATTAAACAGTCTACAAAGTCTGGGCAGTTGTCTCAGAAACTGATGGGAGTGTGTCCACGGTAAGTTACCCTAAGGATGAAACTATAAAACGCTTACTGGATTTTCTCAGTCCGGGTACTACATTTGAAATAAAACTGCCCTTAAGGCCTGTGGGGGTCTTCCCAGTATGAGAGGAGTTGCTAGATTTATTGAATAAACCTTTTTTCCATCAAGTTAGAGTGAACCAAAGTGTCTGACTAACTGTTGATGTTGAAGGAGcgtcccgtccactagattatacgtcacagtTGCAGAATCACCTGAAAGacgcacatcgccatctgctgactggagttggTATCGCAGTTGAGAAAATACTTTCAGACAAAAAGCTAAAAAAGTTAACATCCCAAATTGATATGGAACCTTCAAAATACACATGGAGCAACTGCAGAAATAAATGGCTGAGGATATACTAAAAATGTCTGGTATGTAATGACATTTAATTCAAAGTAAATGTCAATTCTTTATTTTTATGTAGTTGTGTGGGACAGCCATATGTTCAGTTCATGCCTATGATTTCAGAGTTCAAAAAAGGGATAAAGAGAAAGTTAACACTgacatgtacatcaaccagggataaagaggaagttaacactgacatgtacatcaaccagggataaagaggaagttaacactgacatgtacatcgaccaggga includes:
- the LOC118940192 gene encoding zinc finger protein 391-like codes for the protein MRSLSYSPSNEEKDITVKQEVESGAFTVKEEEDAFRVKDEEDITVKQEVESGAFTVKEEEDGFRMKEEDGVTVKGEHVVYGVKEEGEEMTVTSKKEEEEEPGYLVPVSQTHLKASNGSNDGLNRKMVLRNRSLINTRERRDYRGSSGEPQQPHDAEETEKSLSRSEHLNKHPQRPTGKRTHCCSDCGKRFTPSGIKNNQRTHTREKRYSCGQCGRSFTSSGSLTLHQRTHTGEKPYSCGQCGRSFTSSGSLTLHQRTHTGEKPYSCDQCGKSFVQTSHLTQHQRTHTGEKPYSCGQCGRSFSRPGVLTVHLRTHAGQKSYSCDQCGKSLTSSGSLTLHQRTHTGEKPYSCGQCGRSFSRSGVLTVHKRIHTGEKPYICGQCGKSFCQSGHLAQHQRTHRIEIS